In Thermanaeromonas sp. C210, the genomic stretch TCCGAGGAGGGGCAGGCTGAACTCCAGGAAATGTACCGACAAGTGCAGGAGAACTTCGACCAGGCGCTGAAGGCCTTCGCCGACAACGATCACCGCCTGGCCGTGCAGGTGATCAAGCGTCATCCCCATATCCTTAAGATGGAGAAGGCGCTGCGCTTTTCTCATTTTCAACGCCTGCAGCAGGAAAACCGGCTAAGCCTGGAAACTACTTCGGTCCATATGGAACTCATCAATCACCTCCTGCGCCTGAATAGCCACAGCGTAAACATTGCCCAGGCCGTGATGGGGATTATTTAAGCATTGCAATGGTGCCCGGTAAGGTGTATGCTTAACTGGGCGCCAAGGCCTACAAAATATAGACTGAGGGGGTAGAAAGGCGTCAATGCAAGGTCTGTGGGTAACCGAGTTGCAGACACCGAGTCTTGCCCTGTCCTGCCGCGTCATCAAGACGTTGCACCGGGAGAGAACGCCGTACCAGGAACTGGCGGTGGTGGAGACCGAAGCCTTCGGCCGGATGCTCCTGCTGGACGATGTGATCCAGACCACGGTCAAGGATGAGTTCGTATATCATGAAATGATCTCCCATGTGCCCCTCAATACCCATCCCCATCCCCGGCAAGTCCTGGTGATAGGCGGGGGAGACGGGGGAGCCATCCGGGAGGTTATTAAGCATACTGAAGTGGAACGCGCTGTTCTGGTGGAGATCGATGCGCGGGTGGTGGCCAACGCCAGGGAGTATTTGCCGGAGATATCCTGCGGTCTGGACGATGCCCGGGTAGAGATAAGATTTGAAGACGGTATAGAGCACGTCCGGCGGCTCCGGGACCAGTACGATGTGATTATTGTAGATTCCACCGACCCGGTGGGCCCGGCGGTAGGCCTCTTTTCCCGGGAATTTTACCAGAATGTGTATCATGCCCTCAAGGCCGACGGCCTCTTTGTGGCCCAGACGGAATCGCCCTTTTTCAACGCCGCGTTTATACGCCGGGTACAGAGGGACATAGCCAGCGTATTTCCCGTGACCAGGCTTTACCTGGCCACCGTGCCTACTTACCCTGGGGGACTGTGGACCTTCAGCCTGGGCAGCAAGAAATACGATCCTGTGGAGGTGGATCCCCAGACAATTGCCCCCCTTCCCACCCGCTACTATTCTCCGGAAGTCCACAAGGCAGCCTTTGCCCTGCCGCCCTTTGTGCAGGAGATCTTGAGGCCGGGTGAAGAAGAGGAGCTTTTCTAATGCAGGATTTCGGCGGGGGAATAAGGTTCCTGCGCGGGGGGAGTTTCCTCGGAAGTAAGGAAGATTATGCCGGGGCGCGGGCCTGCCTCCTGGGTGTGCCCCTGGATGTATCCACGAGCTTCCGCCCCGGTTGCCGCTTTGGGCCTGCCGGCATTCGGGCCGTCTCCGATGTCCTGGAAGAATTCAGCCCGGCCGTCCGGCGGAGCCTGGGAGAAGTTCCTTTTTGCGATCTGGGTGATCTAGAGTTGATCCCGGGGGATATAGAAGAAAATCTCCGCCGGATAGAAGGGGCGGCGGAGGCGATGTTGGGGGACGGCAAGTTCTTCCTGGCCCTGGGAGGGGAGCACCTGGTAAGCTACCCTTTGATACGCGCCGTGCACCGCCGGTACCCGGACCTGGCGGTCATCCAGCTGGACGCCCATGCGGATCTTCGCGAAGAATACATGGGGAAACGCTACTCCCATGCTACGGTTATGCGGCTGGTGGCCGGGGATATAGGGCCGGCCAACCTGTATCAGTTCGGCGTGCGGTCCTGTACCTGGGAGGAGCTGGCTTACGGCAGCGAGGAAACCAACTTCTTCCTGGACAGGATTTTAGAGCCCCTGACCCGCCTGGTTCCCCAGTGGGCCGACCGCCCCCTGTACCTCAGCGTGGATATCGATGTCGTGGATCCGGCCTTTGCCCCCGGGACGGGTACCCCGGAGCCGGGAGGCTGCCGGCCCCAGGAGGTCTTTGAGGCCATCTACAGCCTGAAGGGAAGCCGGGTGGTGGCCATGGACCTGGTGGAGGTGTCTCCGCCCCATGATCCTGGGGACATCACCTCCGCTCTGGCGGCCAAGATTGTAAGGGAAGCCCTTCTGTGCTTCGGCTAAACAAAGGTGTCTGGGATACACATGGCCTTTAAGCCCGGGAACGGGAGGAAGACCTGGTCTACCCATGTCAGGGGGAGACCGGGTCTTTATTTTTAGTCTGCAAAAGGGTACCACAAAATGCCTGCCCCAAATTAAAATTCCAGAGGGGAAATGGGCGGAGAGGTCTTGCCAAAGAAACTATAAGGTGCTATAAAATACGGCCAGAGGCTGTAGTGGGAGAAGGGGAGGCCGCGGTTTTGAGGTATTCGGTGATTAAAGAAAACGATATTTTCCTGCTCTTTGACCGGCTAGGCGACGTTAGTAAAGCAGAAGAAGCGGGTTTAGGACTGTACACCAGGGATACCCGGTTTCTCAGCCGCATGGAGTGCTACCTTAACGGCCGCAAACCAACACTGTTGGATCTGAAAACCGAAGGAAATAACGAGGCCGTTGTGCTGGCGACTAACCCTGAGCTGACTACGGTCAGTGGTTCGGTATTGCCCCCTAATTCCTTGTTCATCCGGCGGCATTTATTCATTAGCGGGGGAGCCCTTTATGAAAGGATTCTTCTCCGTAACTACCACCGCCAGGAGATCGAAGTAAACCTGGATTTATATGTAGAGGCCGACTTTACGGATATTTTTGAAGTGAGGGGTTGTATTTCCGAGGAAATGGGCCGTAACCCGTCGGTTACCGTGGGCCGCCAGGAAATGGTTTTTCACTACCGGGGAGCCGATGGTTTGGCCCGGCGCACGGAAATAAAACTGGACCCAGCCCCGGATGCGGTGTCAGGGAAGGGAAGGTTGGGGTATCAGGTTAAGCTACCGGTGGACGGCACTTTCGGGATTACGGTCTTTGTGGCTCCTTTAATCGAGGGCGAGCCCCGCCCTTCTGTACAGAACACTACGGCTGTATTACGGTCTATAAAGAAATCCCGGCGGGAGTGGCTCCGGGGTTGTACGGAAATAGTTACCGACAATGCAGATTTTAACGCGTGGATAAAACAAAGTCTTAACGACCTCCGCGCCCTCATGGTCGACTTCGGAGACGGGTTGTTTCCCGTAGCCGGCATCCCGTGGTTTGCCGTTCCCTTCGGACGGGACAGTATTATTACTGCGGTGCAAACCCTTATGCTCAATCCGTCTATAGCCCGGGCCATCATCCGGACTCTGGCCAGGTATCAGGGGCAAAAGGTGGATCCTTGGCGCGATGAGCAGCCGGGTAAGATTCCCCACGAGATCCGGAGGGGAGAACTGGCCAATATCAAGCGGATACCCCACACCCCGTATTATGGGACTGTGGACGCCACTCCCCTTTTTCTGGTCTTGCTGTCGGAGTATTATCACTGGACGGGAGATGAGGCTTTTCTTCGCGAGTATCTCCCGGCAGTTGATTACGCCCTGGGCTGGATCGATCAATACGGGGACCGCGACGGGGATGGTTTCGTTGAGTACTTGAAGGAGTCCCCGGCGGGCATCGAGAACCAGGGGTGGAAGGACTCGGGCGATTCCATCGTCCACAAATCGGGTGCCCTGGCCGAGGCGCCCATTGCCCTGGCCGAGGTTCAGGGATATATATACGATGCCAAGGTAAAATGGGCAGCCATATTGGATAGGATGGGGTATTATGGTAAGGCAGCAGAACTGCGGCAGAGTGCCGGTAGTTTAAAGCAAAATTTCTTGCAGGCCTTCTGGATGGAGGGGGACGGGTTCATCGCCCTGGCTTTAGATAAGAATAAACGCCAGGTGGAGACGGTTGCCTCCAACGGGGGACACTGTCTGTGGTCCGGTTTACTGGACAAGCAGTCGGCCCAACAAGTGGTGAGAAGGCTGCTGGCCCCGGACATGTTTTCGGGATACGGGATCCGTACCATGAGCAGTAAAGCCCGGGCCTACAATCCCATCAGCTACCACAACGGCTCTGTTTGGCCCCACGACAATTCTCTGATCGTGATGGGGCTGGTGCGCTATGGTTTCCGGCAAGAAGCCAACCGGGTGATCGAAGGTTTGTTCCAGGCGGCCAGGTACTTTAATTATCGCCTACCCGAGCTGTTTTGTGGGTTTGCCCGGGAAGAGGGTCGCCCCGTACCCTATCCTGCTGCCTGCTCGCCCCAGGCCTGGGCGGCGGGCACGGTCTTCCTCCTCCTCCAGGCTATTCTCGGCCTGTTCCCCAGGGTAGCTGGGGGGGAGGTATTCCTGGATCCGGTCCTTCCGGAAAGCATATCCTACATGCGGGTAAAGAATCTGCAGGTGGGTTCGGGAACCGTGGACCTTTTGGTGCAGCGGGAGGGCGGCAGCTCTTGCTGGGAGCTGCTGAGGAACAGTTCGGGCCTCCGGATTGTAAGAGGCCTCACCCATACGGCCGCCTGAGGCATAAAATCCTTCGGGCCGCGTGTCAACTCACATAAAAACCTTACCGAAGGGAGAAGGCTCACTCAAATAAAGACCTAACCTAAAGAGCGATAGTAGAAGGGGGTACTATGTTCCATCATCTCCCTTTAGCTTTAGAGGGTATGCTGTATATGGGTCATTGTTTTAATGGACGGCTTGCTTTTGTTGAGAAGGCTCAGTATAACCTTTAGCGAGCAATTCCTCCAGTTGGCGGTGAAGTACAAGGGGATTAATAGCCTGGAGTTGGCGCTGGAATTTAGCGTTAGTATGAGGGTCTAGTATCCCGGCGTCTATTAAACGCTGCAAAGGGGTTCGAGCCGTATCATAGGTTTTGCGCACATAGGCACCTTGACGTTTCTTAGCAACTACTTTACGCATTGGTAAGAAAAGGTTAACATAGATATCCAAGTAGGCGTAGACCTGATTAAGCCAAGTAACGGCGTTAGGGGTGTCATAGCGTTCATAGCCGACGATATGCCGCACGAACTGGCGATTTTTCTGTTCAACATGGGCATTATCATTTTTGCGGTAGGGTTGGCTTCGCGTAAATGTAAGGTCATTTTGCTGGCAAAAACGGAGGAGTTGGTCATTTAAGAACTCACTACCGTTATCGGTATGGATGCCCCAAGGTTTAAGCGGCCATTCGTTAAGGATAGCCTTCAGCTCGCGAAAGACGGCGGCCTGGCTGCGGCCAAGGATGGCTCTGCGGGACTGTAACCCGTCACCACGTCGACGACGGTGATGGTGTAGGCGAAATGGCCCAGGGAAGAACCGCCATGATGCTCCACCAGGTCGACTTCCAGGGCACCGGGGCGGTTTTCATTCCAAGCATAACATTCAATTGGCACCTTGCTACGAAGCCTGGAGCCGGGTTTTGGGTGGGGCAGGGTACGTTTAGGCTTAGGAGAGCGCCATTTAGCTATTCTTCTAGCCAAAGTAGGGCGGCTAATTCGAGCCAGCTGTTCCCGTATCTGAGGAGTGAGGAGGAGCTCTCCGTGGCTGGCCAGGAGCTCAGCCGTAGAAAGGAGTACTGGATGGAGGCGTTCGGCACAAGGATAATCCAGGGCCTCCCAAACGAGCTGGATGGCCGGGAGTGCCTCCAAATACTTTAATGGTTTAGAACGCTTTTTAGCTGGCTTTTTGGCAGGAATAGGATTATTTAAGACATAGATAGCATACTTACGGTTATAGCCGAGCATCTTGACTACCTCGTCGATAATCTGGGATTTTTCGGTTCGGGAAGCGGCCTGAGAGTAACGCTGGTGCATGTTGTTTAAATACTCACGGCGACTATTTAATGACATCCTCAATACACATCCCCTCGGTAAGATTTCGCCGTGAGTGAGCCGTTCCCCCTTCGGTTATATTTTAAGTGAGTGATCGCGGCCGTTGACTCGGACGGTGACCCGTGCTATAATAATTTACGCAGCGCTAGCTGCGGGCGATTAGCTCAGGGGGAGAGCACTTGCCTTACAAGCAAGGGGTCGGTAGTTCAAATCTACCATCGCCCACCAGGCGCGGAGCCGTAGTGTAGCGGTTTAACATGTCGGCCTGTCACGCCGAAGATCGCGGGTTCGAATCCCGTCGGCTCCGCCATTTTGCCCCGGTAGCTCAGTTGGTAGAGCAGTGGACTGAAAATCCACGTGTCGGCGGTTCGATTCCGCCCTGGGGCACCATAAGAACCGTAAAGGGGTTTCAGGTTAGCTGAAACCCCTTTTTTATTTTTTATTTTAGGAAACTAGTGGTGGATTTGTCCCCGGGCCAGGGAGGCGAAAATTCCCCCTACGGAGAAGACGGTGAAGGCGATAAAAGACAGGTTCATGCTTTTGACCAGGAGGTCGGCGTGCTGGGGGGCGATCTGGATACCGCGGAAGTAGAGGTTAAACATGATGGTAACGATGGCCATACTGAAGGCCTGCCCCAGGAGACGCATGGTACCCAGGATGGAAGAGGCTACGCCGTAGTAGGCTCTAGGTGCCGAGCTCATGACGGCATTGGTGTTGGGGGAGGAAAAGAGGGCAAAGCCGAACCCCAGAAGCAGGAGATTGGCCACGATTAGAGGAATCGGAGATTGTAAGCGTAAGGTGGATAAAACCAAAAGGCCCAAGGATGTAAGGCCCATGCCTGCCGAGGCCACAATGCGGGGTTCGACCCGGTCGGAGAGCTGGCCTGCTACAGGAGAAAGCAGTACTTGAACCACCGGCTGGACTAACAGAATTAGCCCGGCGGTTTGGGAGTCTAGGCCCTTCGCCACCTGGAGGTATAGGGAAAGGAGGTAGCCTACGGCATAGGTGGCACTGTAATTGATCAGGGCGGCCAGGTTGGAGAAGGTAAAGGCCGGATTGCCCCTGAAGAGGCGGACGTTCAATAAGGGGAAGGGAGCCCTTGCTTCCTGCCAGACGAAGAGGAGGATTCCCCCCAGGCCTACGAAAAAAAGCCACCTAGACAAGGCTCCCAGGGAAAAGGTAGAGGCCCCGTAAATTACTGCGGCCAGGCTCAGCACCGATAAAAGGGAACCGGCCCAATCGAATTTTTCGCCGTGGGCTCCTACCCATTCTCCCCGAAGCTTTGCCCAGGCGATGACCAGGGTGACCAAGCCCACTAGAGCATTTATACCGAACAGGAAACGCCATCCCAGGTAGTGGGTGATTATGCCTCCTAAAAAGGGTCCTGCAGACAGGCCGGCGTATACCGCCGCCGCATTTATGCCCAGCACCCGACCCCGCGAGTGGGCCGGGAAGGTCGAAATAAGGATGGCCACGGCCGTGCTGAAAATCATGGCACAGCTTATTCCGTGCAGGGCCCGCGCAACGATTAAAAAGGGAAGGGATGGTGCCAGGGTCGACAGGAAGGAGAAAAGAGTGTACCCCGCCAGACCCCCCAGGAACATTTTCCTGCGGCCGTAAAGGTCAGCTAGGCGCCCCAGGGGTAGAAGAAAGGCGGCCGAAGTCAAAAGGAAAGCCGAGACTACCCAATTGAGGCTAAGAGCTTCGGCGTGGAATTCTGCGCCGATGGCGGGGATGGCCAGATTAATAGAACTGCCCATAAAAGGTGTCAAAAAAGAGGCCAGGGTGCATACTAGCAGGGCATAGCTGCGGCTGGATGCAAGTTGTTGGCTTTCTTCCATGCTTTGCCTCTTCCCTTCAGCGTGAGCTTTAAGTGAATTATAACCATATTATATCACCTTCTTTAAAAAGGGAGGCTCAAAGTATGATAAAATACCCCTTGGAAGGGAGGTGTCCGGGAACCGAAGACTTAGCTGTGGTAAGCGGTACCGCCGAAAGGATGAGAACGCCCAAAAGAACATTTCCAGGGTAGAAAGGACGGAGAGTATGGAGTGGGGAGCAAAAGTTGCCGCTTGTATTGAGAGGGTGCGGGAGCGGCGGCCCCTGATCCACCATATTACCAATCTGGTGGTTACTAATGTTACGGCCAACGTTACCCTGGCCGTGGGCGCCTCACCGGTCATGGCCTATGCTCCGGAAGAAGTAGCGGATATGGCCAGACTGGCCCAAGGGGTGGTTTTGAACATGGGCACCCTGACGCAAGAGGTGGTAGAGGCCATGATGCTGGCAGGGAAGGCGGCCAAAGAGGCTGGGATACCGGTGATTTTCGATCCAGTAGGCGCAGGAGCCACTCCCTTCCGCACGTCGGTGGCGCACAGGATAATTGAGGAGGTACCCATCGATGTCCTGCGGGGCAACGCCTCGGAAATAGCCTGTGTAGCGGGATTGGGGGGGCGGACCAGGGGGGTGGATGCGGGAGATTCCCCTTCTGATGATTTAGCAGAGTTGACGAGGGAGATTGCCCGGAAGCTGGAGACGGTGGTGGTGACTACCGGAGCCACTGACTATGTTAGTGATGGGACCCGGCTACTGGCGGTGGACAACGGCCATCCTATGTTGACTCGGGTCACCGGCACCGGATGCTCGGCTACTTCGGTTATCGCCGCCTTCCGGGCCGTGGAGACTGATGGTGTTGAAGCCAGCGCGGCAGCCCTGGCCTATTACGGCCTGGCGGCGGAAAAGGCAGCGGAGGCTGCTGGCGGACCGGGGAGTTTTCAGGTGGCCCTTTTAGATGCCCTGTACAATTTGACCCGCGACGTGCTGCTCCAGGGGGTAAGAATTCGCGAGCCTAGGAGATCGTAGGGGTAAGGAGAGGGAATACGGTGTTTCCGTTGCTGTGGCCCCTGATCTTTCTTTTTGTGATAATACCTTTACTGCTCCTGTCGTTTTTCTTGAACCTGGCGGTGTTTTCCTTTGCCAAGCTGGGTTTATCCCCCCTGGGAGCGCTGCTGTTGCTCCTTGCTTCCCTTGCCGGGAGCCTGATTAACATTCCCGTTTACCGCCAGCGGATATACGACCATTCGCCCTTATGGCATCCCTTTTTCTTTTATTACCCTCCCCAGTTAAATTACCAGGTGGTTTGTATTAACGTAGGGGGAGCAGTAATACCGGTACTCTTTTCCTTATACCTTTTGAGCACCCGGGCGCCTTTCGGTGCCACCTGCCTGGCCGCGCTAATCGTGACCGCAGTTACTAAAGCCATGGCCCGGGTAGTCCCGGGAGCGGGTATTACGCTGCCCACCTTTATTCCGCCTGTGGTGGCCGCCCTGGCGGCCATCTTGATTGCGCCCTACAATGCGCCCCCGGTGGCCTACGTAGCGGGAGCCCTGGGTACCCTGCTGGGAGCCGACATCTTAAACCTGGGGGCCATTCGGAGGCTTAAGGCTCAGGTGGTGAGCATAGGGGGTGCAGGTGTTTTTGACGGCATCTTCCTGGTGGCCCTGGCAGCCGCTTTGCTAAGTTAATTTGCTAAGTTAAAGTGTTCCTGTAAGTGGGAGAATAAACCTGAAAGGTTGTTTCCAGAAGGTCTGCGGAGGAGAAGCTTCTGTGGTGCTGAGGCCCCGCTATGCACACATTCAGAGGCTGCGGAAAATAGCTAATACCCTGGCCAAGCACGGCTTTGGTTATTTCATCGACCAGCTAGGCTTTAGCGGTCTTCTTAACCGGGGTACCGGGGGCGAGAAGGCCCAGCTATCCCGCGGAGAGAGGTTACGCCTGGCGTTGGAAGAGCTGGGGCCTACTTTTGTGAAGCTCGGCCAATTCTTGAGCACCCGCCCTGACATAATCCCCAGGGATATCGTGCAGGAACTGAGCCGGCTGCAGGATAGGGTAGCCCCCTTCGCTACCGAAAGGGTATATGAGATCCTCAGGGATGAGCTGGGGGAAGGCTGGGAGGAGATTTTTGCTTCTTTCGATCCCGAGCCTTTGGCGGCGGCCTCCCTCGGGCAGGTCCACCTGGCCTCCCTGGCCGGAGGTCAAAGGGTGATAGTAAAGGTTCAGCGTCCCGAAGTGGCGCGGCTTATTCATACGGATCTGGAAATCCTCCACTACGTGGCCCAGGTGGCCCAAAGGCACAGCGTTTACGGCCAGATTTATGATTTCGTCGCCATGGCCGAGGAATTCAGCAGGGCGTTAAAGCAGGAGCTGGATTATACGGCCGAAGGGCGTAATGCCGACCGGCTGCGGCAGGCCCTGCGGGGTGAAGAAGGGGT encodes the following:
- the speB gene encoding agmatinase, with the protein product MQDFGGGIRFLRGGSFLGSKEDYAGARACLLGVPLDVSTSFRPGCRFGPAGIRAVSDVLEEFSPAVRRSLGEVPFCDLGDLELIPGDIEENLRRIEGAAEAMLGDGKFFLALGGEHLVSYPLIRAVHRRYPDLAVIQLDAHADLREEYMGKRYSHATVMRLVAGDIGPANLYQFGVRSCTWEELAYGSEETNFFLDRILEPLTRLVPQWADRPLYLSVDIDVVDPAFAPGTGTPEPGGCRPQEVFEAIYSLKGSRVVAMDLVEVSPPHDPGDITSALAAKIVREALLCFG
- a CDS encoding MFS transporter; translation: MEESQQLASSRSYALLVCTLASFLTPFMGSSINLAIPAIGAEFHAEALSLNWVVSAFLLTSAAFLLPLGRLADLYGRRKMFLGGLAGYTLFSFLSTLAPSLPFLIVARALHGISCAMIFSTAVAILISTFPAHSRGRVLGINAAAVYAGLSAGPFLGGIITHYLGWRFLFGINALVGLVTLVIAWAKLRGEWVGAHGEKFDWAGSLLSVLSLAAVIYGASTFSLGALSRWLFFVGLGGILLFVWQEARAPFPLLNVRLFRGNPAFTFSNLAALINYSATYAVGYLLSLYLQVAKGLDSQTAGLILLVQPVVQVLLSPVAGQLSDRVEPRIVASAGMGLTSLGLLVLSTLRLQSPIPLIVANLLLLGFGFALFSSPNTNAVMSSAPRAYYGVASSILGTMRLLGQAFSMAIVTIMFNLYFRGIQIAPQHADLLVKSMNLSFIAFTVFSVGGIFASLARGQIHH
- a CDS encoding DUF1614 domain-containing protein, which codes for MFPLLWPLIFLFVIIPLLLLSFFLNLAVFSFAKLGLSPLGALLLLLASLAGSLINIPVYRQRIYDHSPLWHPFFFYYPPQLNYQVVCINVGGAVIPVLFSLYLLSTRAPFGATCLAALIVTAVTKAMARVVPGAGITLPTFIPPVVAALAAILIAPYNAPPVAYVAGALGTLLGADILNLGAIRRLKAQVVSIGGAGVFDGIFLVALAAALLS
- a CDS encoding amylo-alpha-1,6-glucosidase encodes the protein MRYSVIKENDIFLLFDRLGDVSKAEEAGLGLYTRDTRFLSRMECYLNGRKPTLLDLKTEGNNEAVVLATNPELTTVSGSVLPPNSLFIRRHLFISGGALYERILLRNYHRQEIEVNLDLYVEADFTDIFEVRGCISEEMGRNPSVTVGRQEMVFHYRGADGLARRTEIKLDPAPDAVSGKGRLGYQVKLPVDGTFGITVFVAPLIEGEPRPSVQNTTAVLRSIKKSRREWLRGCTEIVTDNADFNAWIKQSLNDLRALMVDFGDGLFPVAGIPWFAVPFGRDSIITAVQTLMLNPSIARAIIRTLARYQGQKVDPWRDEQPGKIPHEIRRGELANIKRIPHTPYYGTVDATPLFLVLLSEYYHWTGDEAFLREYLPAVDYALGWIDQYGDRDGDGFVEYLKESPAGIENQGWKDSGDSIVHKSGALAEAPIALAEVQGYIYDAKVKWAAILDRMGYYGKAAELRQSAGSLKQNFLQAFWMEGDGFIALALDKNKRQVETVASNGGHCLWSGLLDKQSAQQVVRRLLAPDMFSGYGIRTMSSKARAYNPISYHNGSVWPHDNSLIVMGLVRYGFRQEANRVIEGLFQAARYFNYRLPELFCGFAREEGRPVPYPAACSPQAWAAGTVFLLLQAILGLFPRVAGGEVFLDPVLPESISYMRVKNLQVGSGTVDLLVQREGGSSCWELLRNSSGLRIVRGLTHTAA
- the speE gene encoding polyamine aminopropyltransferase; this encodes MQGLWVTELQTPSLALSCRVIKTLHRERTPYQELAVVETEAFGRMLLLDDVIQTTVKDEFVYHEMISHVPLNTHPHPRQVLVIGGGDGGAIREVIKHTEVERAVLVEIDARVVANAREYLPEISCGLDDARVEIRFEDGIEHVRRLRDQYDVIIVDSTDPVGPAVGLFSREFYQNVYHALKADGLFVAQTESPFFNAAFIRRVQRDIASVFPVTRLYLATVPTYPGGLWTFSLGSKKYDPVEVDPQTIAPLPTRYYSPEVHKAAFALPPFVQEILRPGEEEELF
- the thiM gene encoding hydroxyethylthiazole kinase; the encoded protein is MEWGAKVAACIERVRERRPLIHHITNLVVTNVTANVTLAVGASPVMAYAPEEVADMARLAQGVVLNMGTLTQEVVEAMMLAGKAAKEAGIPVIFDPVGAGATPFRTSVAHRIIEEVPIDVLRGNASEIACVAGLGGRTRGVDAGDSPSDDLAELTREIARKLETVVVTTGATDYVSDGTRLLAVDNGHPMLTRVTGTGCSATSVIAAFRAVETDGVEASAAALAYYGLAAEKAAEAAGGPGSFQVALLDALYNLTRDVLLQGVRIREPRRS